Proteins encoded within one genomic window of Anopheles gambiae chromosome 3, idAnoGambNW_F1_1, whole genome shotgun sequence:
- the LOC1280867 gene encoding activated Cdc42 kinase Ack — MSDPDTVWLEELLKDVQLEQFLPRIRDELQVTRLAHFDYVHVDDLEKIGLGKPGIRRLLEAVKKRKAQQWRRNILSKLIGGGKQQPPKKSTGGGSVGGAGQNEEPSALALTCLIHEKDVTLSVKLGDGSFGVVRRGEWHAPGNHLVPVAVKVLKADTLAQPGVIEDFFKEVQAMHAMNHPNLIRLHGVVLSQPMMMVTELAVNGSLLDLLRKQCKHTPLPMIWSWSVQIATGMAYLESKRFLHRDLACRNVLLAAGNKIKIGDFGLMRALPQQEDCYVMTEHKKVPFPWCAPESLRYRQFSHASDTWMFAVTLWEMFTFGEDPWVGLNGSQILRKIDREGERLHHPDACPPDVYQLMLQCWDKTPSERPTFAAIKEFLTGVPPPIYRAVSNYSAENRLAAQQGDTIVIVDDRPELQFIKGQNQRTFDIGTIPRGVVVDARKSSTSSSGGSSATISRPLHDSFRHTGHGSPFGASWGNPATLEMEGEVKLRNKSKDLVSVDRRGKCISEQYVKERKSNASKQFSYNKLVNENHSKQQHLHHQAQLHRPPRPPQPQQPAATEGILIDLSSPNDDATFGGSSGASGAASGTVRQVASILDEPIDIPTEGDDPFGAQQPAQQQHEQQHLQLATVASFASVSPVPPVAAKLEPPPYQMPPKYSNTYGIVHDSTLNLSIATEPDPFAPQQSQPAQQHYQKQETIVTSDYESGPSSSVSARDLMASIKRQQTIEQGAAPPIQPVYGNWRGSVSNINSNYGRVGTDLDGLTADMLSSLNNGPSGSGLSSPGGSRDAYNDSLEVNVSGNGLASPYGGSTAHVNVTPKKLDKSFLAELEKDIYKQEPSAGNSMNSSVAYAARNSAKDVSHSKYDTTANLAMSQIYANQANSIALAASLQQQLTLSPKKQNMVQQPVASDTNTLVQQMWAERNNVAAAAAPLPDGGQQPVSPQKSHNFVALSNGVQPAHHHQYGSTMSLSSANIYSSVYNGSIASSDVYQTVGGDLYDVVAPTPASLYERVPAQQIYNNVMGQQGSMMAINITGPNATAIYDEVSNEQLSELRPIRPAPSAPLSAQQIQRRLDRLAQQDQQVASLLQELGDEANEEEARNSLAAVNWDHTLAVRHFKIERLCRLGLANRTRCEEALQKTGWSIQLAASILLET; from the exons ATGTCCGACCCGGACACGGTCTGGCTGGAGGAGCTGCTGAAGGATGTCCAGCTGGAGCAGTTTCTGCCCCGCATCCGGGACGAGCTGCAGGTAACGCGGCTCGCCCACTTCGACTACGTGCACGTTGACGATCTCGAGAAGATCGGGCTCGGCAAGCCGGGCATCCGGCGGCTGCTGGAAGCGGTAAAGAAGCGCAAAGCGCAACAGTGGCGCCGCAACATACTGTCCAAGCTGATCGGGGGCGGCAAGCAGCAGCCACCGAAAAAGTCCACCGGCGGTGGGTCCGTCGGTGGTGCCGGTCAAAACGAGGAACCGTCCGCCCTGGCCCTAACCTGCCTCATCCACGAGAAGGACGTAACGCTCTCGGTCAAGCTGGGCGACGGGTCGTTCGGGGTGGTACGGCGCGGCGAGTGGCACGCGCCCGGCAATCATCTGGTGCCGGTCGCGGTAAAGGTGCTGAAAGCGGACACGCTCGCCCAGCCCGGCGTGATAGAGGACTTCTTCAAGGAGGTGCAGGCGATGCACGCGATGAACCACCCGAACCTGATCCGGCTGCACGGTGTCGTGCTGTCCcagccgatgatgatggtgaccGAGCTGGCGGTGAACGGATCGCTGCTCGATTTGCTGCGCAAACAGTGCAAGCATACGCCCCTGCCGATGATCTGGAGCTGGTCGGTGCAGATCGCGACCGGCATGGCGTACCTGGAGAGCAAGCGCTTTCTGCACCGCGATCTGGCCTGCCGGAATGTGTTGCTGGCGGCGGGGAACAAGATCAAGATCGGCGACTTTGGACTGATGCGGGCGCTGCCCCAGCAGGAAGATTGTTACGTGATGACCGAACACAAGAAGGTACCGTTTCCGTGGTGCGCGCCGGAATCGTTGCGCTACCGGCAGTTTAGCCACGCGTCCGACACGTGGATGTTTGCGGTGACGCTGTGGGAAATGTTCACGTTCGGGGAGGATCCGTGGGTGGGGTTGAACGGGTCGCAGATACTGCGCAAGATTGACCGGGAGGGGGAGCGTTTACATCACCCGGATGCCTGCCCGCCCGATGTGTACCAGCTGATGCTGCAGTGCTGGGATAAGACACCGTCCGAGCGGCCTACCTTTGCCGCGATCAA agAGTTTCTCACCGGCGTACCGCCACCGATCTATCGAGCGGTAAGCAATTACAGTGCGGAAAACCGGCTAGCAGCACAACAGGGCGACACGATCGTGATCGTCGACGATCGGCCCGAGCTGCAGTTCATCAAGGGACAGAATCAGCGAACGTTCGATATTGGCACCATTCCAAG GGGCGTTGTGGTCGATGCTCGAAAGTCTTCTACAAGCTCGTCGGGTGGATCGAGCGCCACGATTAGCCGCCCGTTGCATGATTCATTCCGGCACACGGGCCATGGGTCACCGTTTGGTGCTTCCTGGGGCAATCCGGCTACGCTCGAGATGGAAGGAGAGGTTAAACTTCGAA ATAAATCAAAGGACCTGGTAAGCGTCGACCGGCGCGGCAAATGCATCTCGGAGCAGTACGTGAAGGAGCGCAAAAGCAATGCATCGAAACAGTTCTCCTACAACAAGCTGGTGAACGAGAATCACtccaagcagcagcacctgcACCACCAAGCGCAGCTGCATCGGCCGCCACGGCCACCGCAACCCCAGCAGCCGGCCGCCACCGAAGGCATACTGATCGATCTTTCGTCGCCGAACGACGATGCAACGTTCGGCGGGAGTTCCGGTGCTTCCGGCGCTGCGTCCGGCACAGTTCGCCAGGTGGCCAGCATACTGGACGAACCGATCGACATCCCGACGGAGGGCGACGATCCATTCGGTGCGCAGCAGCcggcgcaacagcagcacgaaCAGCAGCACCTTCAGCTGGCTACCGTCGCCAGCTTTGCATCCGTGTCACCTGTCCCGCCTGTGGCAGCGAAGCTCGAGCCACCGCCCTACCAAATGCCACCGAAGTACAGCAACACGTACGGGATCGTGCACGACAGTACGCTGAATCTTAGCATCGCCACCGAACCGGACCCTTTCGCACCGCAGCAATCGCAACCTGCCCAGCAGCACTATCAGAAGCAGGAAACGATCGTAACGTCCGACTACGAGAGTGGTCCCTCCAGCTCGGTCAGTGCGCGCGATTTGATGGCCAGCATTAAGCGGCAGCAAACGATCGAGCAAGGGGCAGCACCGCCGATCCAGCCCGTGTACGGCAATTGGCGGGGATCGGTATCGAACATCAACTCCAACTACGGCCGAGTGGGAACGGATTTGGATGGGCTAACGGCGGATATGCTCTCTTCTCTCAACAATGGCCCCAGCGGCAGTGGGCTTAGCTCGCCGGGCGGCAGCAGGGACGCGTACAACGATTCGCTCGAGGTGAACGTCAGCGGGAACGGGCTTGCCTCCCCGTACGGTGGCTCAACGGCGCACGTGAACGTAACGCCGAAAAAGCTCGACAAATCGTTCCTGGCCGAGCTGGAGAAGGACATCTACAAGCAGGAACCGAGCGCCGGCAACAGCATGAACAGTTCGGTCGCGTATGCGGCACGCAACAGTGCGAAGGACGTGTCCCATTCGAAGTACGACACCACGGCGAACCTGGCGATGAGCCAGATCTACGCCAACCAGGCCAATTCGATCGCGCTGGCGGCCtccctccagcagcagcttacGCTATCGCCAAAGAAACAGAACATGGTGCAGCAGCCGGTCGCTTCCGACACCAACACGCTGGTGCAGCAGATGTGGGCGGAAAGGAACAatgtggcagcagcagcagcaccgttgCCCGACGGTGGCCAGCAGCCGGTATCACCGCAAAAGTCGCACAATTTCGTTGCGCTTTCGAACGGCGTACAGCCggcgcatcatcatcagtacGGCTCAACGATGAGCCTGTCCAGTGCGAACATCTACAGCTCCGTGTACAATGGAAGCATTGCGTCCTCCGATGTGTACCAGACGGTTGGTGGCGATCTGTACGACGTGGTGGCACCTACCCCCGCCTCACTGTACGAGCGTGTGCCGGCGCAGCAAATCTACAACAACGTGATGGGCCAGCAGGGCTCGATGATGGCGATCAACATCACCGGCCCGAACGCCACCGCAATCTACGACGAGGTGTCCAACGAGCAGCTTAGTGAGTTGCGACCGATTCGCCCTGCCCCGTCGGCACCACTGTCCGCCCAGCAGATCCAGCGGCGGTTGGATCGATTGGCGCAGCAGGATCAACAGGTGGCCAGCCTGCTGCAGGAGCTCGGGGATGAGGCGAACGAAGAGGAAGCGCGCAACTCACTGGCGGCCGTCAACTGGGATCACACGCTGGCGGTGCGACACTTTAAAATTGAACGGCTTTGCCG GCTTGGACTCGCTAATCGTACCCGGTGTGAGGAGGCACTGCAGAAAACGGGCTGGAGCATTCAGCTGGCCGCTTCGATTCTGCTCGAAACCTAG
- the LOC1280866 gene encoding small ribosomal subunit protein uS2, which yields MSGNLDVLSLKEDDVTKMLAATTHIGSTSVNFQMEQYVYKRRTDGVHIINLGRTYEKLLLAARCIASIEYPGEVFAISSRPYGQRAVLKYAHYTQATPIAGRFTPGAFTNQIQTTFREPRLLIVTDPLTDHQPVTEASYVNIPVIAFCNTDSPVKFVDIAIPCNTKSTHSIGLMWWMLAREVLRLRGKITHDRWEVMPDLFFFRDPEEAEKEQAAIEAAAPVIKDVPDEVVVADEPTTWGEDVTQTAMAVPQAKPLAVAGANDDWNEDDTAPAAPGAASWGGAAF from the exons ATGTCGGGAAATCTAGATGTTCTGTCCCTCAAGGAGGACGATGTCACCAAGATGTTGGCCGCGACGACCCACATCGGAAGCACCTCGGTGAACTTCCAGATGGAGCAGTACGTGTACAAGCGCCGCACGGACGGTGTGCACATCATCAACCTGGGCCGCACCTACGAGAAGCTGCTGCTTGCCGCTCGCTGCATCGCTTCGATCGAGTACCCGGGAGAG GTCTTTGCCATCTCGTCCCGTCCGTACGGTCAGCGTGCCGTGCTGAAGTACGCCCACTACACGCAGGCGACCCCGATTGCCGGACGCTTCACGCCCGGTGCCTTCACTAACCAGATCCAGACGACGTTCCGCGAGCCGCGCCTGCTGATCGTCACCGACCCGCTGACCGACCACCAGCCCGTGACGGAGGCGTCGTACGTCAACATTCCGGTCATCGCGTTCTGCAACACCGACTCGCCGGTCAAGTTCGTCGACATTGCCATCCCGTGCAACACCAAGTCGACGCACTCGATCGGTCTGATGTGGTGGATGCTGGCGCGCGAGGTGCTGCGCCTGCGCGGCAAGATCACGCACGACCGCTGGGAGGTGATGCCGGATCTGTTCTTCTTCCGCGACCCGGAGGAGGCTGAGAAGGAGCAGGCCGCAATCGAGGCTGCCGCGCCGGTCATCAAGGATGTGCCGGATGAGGTGGTGGTTGCCGATGAGCCGACTACCTGGGGCGAGGATGTGACCCAGACCGCGATGGCTGTCCCGCAGGCCAAGCCGCTGGCTGTCGCCGGCGCGAACGATGACTGGAACGAGGACGATACTGCGCCCGCTGCTCCGGGTGCCGCGTCGTGGGGTGGTGCCGCTTTCTAA
- the LOC133394025 gene encoding uncharacterized protein LOC133394025 has translation MANLDRRQSLCLNLGFFMLYFISAECLDSLKTRPSVYDSSDRWKAIDTSGSSLYTPEYYDGLDKYKKDFITSNNDDKYSPFYSSKTHQGYSPFSSGSHYSSLGYDRRPIYSSGRPLDYGLQDYEYAYNNGHQTHGFGLNPLYGTNDLTKSVWIPVAGAALLGIAAALAANPVLLHLGVSAGKRKRRSFSANAHHLAYRAQPVTDNKATHKGQ, from the exons atGGCCAACTTGGATAGACGACAATCGTTATGTTTAAATTTAGgattttttatgttatattttatttccgCTGAATGTTTGGATAGTTTAAAAACAAGACCATCTGTTTATGATAGCAGTGATCGCTGGAAAGCGATTGATACATCCGGATCGAGCTTGTATACGCCTGAATATTATGATGGGCTAGATAAATATAAGAAGGATTTTATAACATCAAACAACGATGACAAATATAGCCCGTTTTATTCAAGTAAAACACATCAGGGGTACT CTCCGTTCAGTAGTGGCTCCCATTATTCGTCCTTGGGATACGATCGAAGGCCTATTTACAGTTCTGGTCGCCCATTGGATTATGGTTTACAGGATTACGAATACGCATACAACAATGGCCATCAGACACATGGATTCGGTTTGAATCCACTCTATGGAACTAAC GACCTTACAAAATCGGTGTGGATTCCCGTTGCAGGGGCAGCGTTGTTAGGTATAGCGGCTGCACTGGCTGCAAACCCTGTGCTTCTGCATTTGGGTGTTAGTGCAGGAAAACGGAAACGTAGGAGCTTTTCAGCTAATGCGCATCATTTGGCATACAGAGCTCAACCCGTGACAGACAATAAAGCAACACATAAAGGACAATGA